One window of Actinomycetota bacterium genomic DNA carries:
- a CDS encoding DUF2079 domain-containing protein — protein sequence MRDRRGLVAAGVLAATFFTVSWLRHVHFWSGGFDLGVFDQGAWLLSRGRAPDISLIQRNLFSDHLSPVLILFAAPYRLIASPAWLLGAQAICLGVTVLPLRALARDEGVPRGLATLAVALSAPLAAAAVFDFHPSTLATPFVAWCLLGARRGDRRLMTWAALAVVACRADLGCVLIGIAIVAAPDVRRRLLVLGALAVAAGAVVPDLLGNPGTWKPYYGHLGASPVDAALHPWRAVRALLSQDPLDSLVYWLLPVGFLPVLRARWLAAIVVAGLPVLLSRWAGTHLPWFHYGAPLVPLVVGGAIAALATSRLPQGSLRGLLGAGAVVAAAISGPLSPDAPASVQVWQVVRASGRSSAVAAALKAVPPGGVVSALNQPLAHLMQRHQAYLFPLPFAAPRDTYPGGLAPAPSRRNAAAVDVVIARVQDRARLEALHFGKVRRIGDFVVASR from the coding sequence GTGCGTGACCGGCGCGGCCTGGTCGCCGCCGGCGTGCTGGCCGCGACGTTCTTCACCGTCTCCTGGTTGCGTCATGTCCATTTCTGGTCGGGCGGCTTCGACCTCGGTGTCTTCGACCAGGGCGCGTGGCTCCTCTCGCGCGGCCGGGCGCCCGACATCTCACTGATCCAGCGAAATCTCTTCTCCGACCACCTCTCACCGGTGCTGATCCTGTTCGCCGCCCCGTACCGGTTGATCGCTTCACCCGCGTGGCTGCTCGGCGCGCAGGCGATCTGCCTTGGCGTCACCGTGCTCCCGTTGCGCGCACTCGCGCGCGACGAGGGCGTGCCCCGCGGGCTCGCCACGCTCGCGGTTGCGCTGAGCGCGCCGCTCGCAGCCGCGGCCGTGTTCGACTTCCATCCATCGACGCTCGCGACCCCGTTCGTCGCGTGGTGCCTGTTGGGCGCGCGTCGCGGCGACCGCAGGCTGATGACATGGGCCGCGCTCGCAGTCGTCGCGTGCAGGGCCGATCTGGGCTGCGTCCTCATCGGGATCGCGATCGTCGCCGCGCCCGACGTCCGGCGCCGGCTGCTCGTGCTCGGCGCACTCGCGGTCGCCGCGGGCGCCGTCGTCCCCGACCTGCTGGGCAACCCCGGAACCTGGAAGCCGTACTACGGCCACCTGGGCGCGAGCCCGGTGGATGCCGCCCTCCACCCCTGGCGGGCGGTGCGTGCGCTGCTGTCGCAGGACCCGTTGGACAGCCTCGTCTACTGGCTGCTGCCCGTGGGCTTCCTGCCCGTCCTGCGTGCCCGCTGGCTCGCCGCCATCGTGGTCGCGGGGCTGCCCGTGCTGCTCTCCCGCTGGGCCGGCACGCACCTTCCGTGGTTCCACTACGGCGCGCCGCTCGTGCCCCTCGTGGTCGGCGGTGCGATTGCGGCATTGGCCACGAGCCGCCTCCCCCAGGGGTCGCTGCGCGGTCTGCTGGGCGCCGGGGCCGTCGTCGCCGCCGCGATCAGCGGGCCCCTCTCGCCCGACGCGCCCGCGTCGGTGCAAGTCTGGCAGGTCGTGCGCGCGTCCGGCCGGAGCTCCGCGGTCGCCGCCGCGCTGAAGGCGGTGCCACCCGGCGGTGTGGTCAGCGCTCTCAACCAACCGCTCGCGCATCTCATGCAGCGGCATCAGGCGTACCTCTTCCCGCTGCCGTTCGCTGCGCCTCGAGACACCTACCCGGGCGGACTGGCTCCCGCGCCGTCGCGTCGGAACGCGGCGGCGGTCGACGTCGTCATCGCACGCGTGCAGGACCGCGCACGGCTCGAGGCGCTGCACTTCGGCAAAGTGCGACGAATCGGCGACTTCGTCGTCGCATCGCGCTAA